From Pseudovibrio sp. Tun.PSC04-5.I4, a single genomic window includes:
- a CDS encoding sodium-independent anion transporter has translation MTFFATLLIGLEFAVYTGVLVSLAVFLNGTMQTDLPLNAPNPKIPNHGFTNVSEGVPECPQLVFGRIDGPVYFGSVDTLRKELIKILAERSTQKAFVLKISGVGRVDYAGAELLIEEAERRLNHGGRLYLVGRYKPLYKVLKQYQVVDQIGEENFFSYRSEAISNIVPKLDQTVCRTCSKRIFRECMQGPNEGLTSTPS, from the coding sequence GTGACTTTTTTTGCCACGTTACTTATCGGGCTAGAGTTTGCTGTCTACACTGGTGTTCTAGTTAGTCTTGCGGTGTTCCTCAATGGCACAATGCAGACAGATCTACCGCTGAATGCTCCGAACCCTAAAATTCCCAATCATGGCTTTACCAATGTGAGCGAGGGCGTACCGGAGTGCCCGCAGCTCGTGTTCGGCCGTATTGATGGGCCGGTTTATTTTGGCTCGGTTGATACATTGCGTAAGGAACTAATTAAGATTTTGGCGGAGCGGTCGACGCAAAAGGCCTTTGTTTTGAAAATCTCTGGAGTCGGTCGTGTAGATTATGCGGGTGCTGAGCTGCTTATTGAAGAAGCGGAACGGCGCTTAAATCACGGTGGGAGGCTCTATTTGGTGGGTCGGTACAAGCCTTTGTATAAGGTGTTGAAACAATATCAGGTGGTTGATCAAATCGGTGAGGAAAACTTTTTCTCTTACCGGTCTGAGGCGATCAGTAACATTGTACCCAAGCTAGATCAGACCGTCTGCCGTACATGTTCAAAGCGGATCTTCCGTGAGTGTATGCAAGGTCCAAACGAAGGTCTCACGAGCACACCAAGTTGA
- a CDS encoding IS30 family transposase — MRSYHRLTEGQRNQVYALKKAGLTQRTIADQIGVDKSTICRELQRNKGLRGYRPKQAHRLACLRQSQIPRTRILDRMWTGIEKMIREDWSPEQISGHLKDNDEPSVSPEWIYQRIYADKRRGGDLHSRLRCQKKRRKRYGSIERRGQIKNRVSIEKRPEIVDLRSRIGDWEADTVIGKQGHSVLVTLVERKTRFSVAIKAANKTARAVTDVICANLKPYQDRVLTLTYDNGREFAYHEEIARELTAEGFFAHPYHSWERGLNENTNGLIRQYIPKGKDIDDLNDAEVAQIMEKINSRPRKCLGFKTPNQLFLGLHHAVALAS, encoded by the coding sequence ATGCGATCCTATCACCGCCTCACTGAGGGTCAGCGTAACCAAGTTTACGCCTTGAAGAAAGCCGGTTTGACCCAACGAACCATTGCGGACCAGATCGGTGTTGATAAATCGACGATTTGCCGGGAGCTTCAGCGCAACAAAGGTCTTCGCGGATATCGTCCAAAGCAGGCCCATCGCCTGGCTTGTTTACGGCAGTCACAAATTCCGCGCACCCGTATTTTGGATAGGATGTGGACTGGGATTGAAAAGATGATCCGCGAAGACTGGAGCCCTGAGCAGATCAGTGGTCACCTGAAAGATAATGATGAGCCAAGCGTCAGCCCCGAGTGGATTTACCAGCGTATCTATGCTGATAAGCGCAGAGGTGGCGATCTTCACAGCCGCCTGAGGTGTCAAAAGAAACGGCGCAAGCGCTACGGCAGCATCGAGCGGCGTGGCCAGATCAAGAATAGGGTGTCCATTGAGAAACGCCCTGAAATTGTCGATCTGCGCAGCCGTATCGGAGATTGGGAAGCCGATACCGTGATCGGCAAACAGGGGCACTCAGTCCTTGTTACGCTTGTTGAGCGAAAGACACGCTTTAGCGTTGCCATCAAGGCCGCAAATAAAACAGCACGGGCTGTCACGGATGTGATTTGTGCTAACCTGAAACCCTACCAGGACCGGGTTCTCACCTTGACTTACGACAATGGCAGAGAATTTGCCTACCATGAAGAGATCGCTCGCGAACTGACAGCCGAGGGGTTCTTCGCTCACCCCTATCACTCCTGGGAGCGGGGCCTCAACGAAAACACCAATGGTCTGATCCGGCAATATATCCCAAAAGGAAAAGACATCGATGATCTGAACGATGCAGAGGTTGCCCAGATTATGGAGAAGATAAATAGTAGGCCCAGAAAATGCCTTGGCTTTAAAACGCCAAATCAGCTATTCCTTGGCCTTCACCATGCTGTTGCACTGGCGAGTTGA
- a CDS encoding SulP family inorganic anion transporter translates to MSASSLRGIRERVEGLPQVLFPFLVWWPQVNRETLRSDVIAAITGATIVLPQGIAFAAIAGLPAQYGLYTAMITPIAAALFGSSMYLVSGPTTAISALLLAALAGKYTPGSEAYVSAALALTLMVGLIQFGFGLARLGRLVSFVSHSVMIGFTAGAAILIGLSQVRHALGISLPRPEHLFEFVLGVVDAIPQIHGLSLIIAAVTLITAVIVRIYRPKWPNYVLALVVGGGLSFLLDGAGNGVKGVGIIPSVFPEISLPTNPGATFKDLSQSALAIAIIGLLEAVSIAKALSLKGNTPLDSNQEIVGQGLSNIFGSFFSAYVGSGSFTRSGLNYEAGAKTPLAAIMSSIILLMILFLVAPLFAYLPIPAMAGAIILVAYKLIDFKTFRHLIISSKSETMIARIQLASATLPTVCDVRQRCPCVSHRLM, encoded by the coding sequence ATGAGTGCGTCATCCCTTCGGGGAATTAGAGAGCGTGTTGAAGGCCTCCCACAGGTTTTGTTTCCGTTTCTGGTGTGGTGGCCTCAAGTTAATCGGGAGACGCTGCGTAGTGATGTTATTGCCGCAATTACTGGGGCAACGATTGTTTTGCCGCAGGGGATAGCGTTCGCCGCCATTGCCGGTCTGCCGGCGCAATACGGCCTTTACACCGCAATGATCACGCCGATAGCTGCAGCATTATTTGGCTCGTCGATGTATCTGGTCTCAGGACCAACAACAGCCATCTCTGCGCTGTTATTGGCAGCGCTTGCAGGGAAATACACGCCCGGTAGTGAAGCCTATGTCTCCGCAGCTCTTGCACTGACTTTGATGGTTGGCCTGATCCAGTTCGGCTTTGGCCTTGCCCGGCTTGGCCGCCTAGTCAGCTTTGTTTCGCATTCGGTCATGATTGGTTTTACCGCCGGTGCAGCCATCTTAATTGGCCTAAGTCAGGTACGGCATGCTTTGGGGATCTCTTTACCCAGACCCGAGCACCTTTTTGAGTTTGTACTGGGGGTCGTTGACGCCATCCCGCAGATACACGGACTATCGCTTATAATAGCTGCGGTTACCCTAATCACTGCGGTTATCGTGCGCATCTACCGACCGAAATGGCCCAACTACGTTCTGGCGCTCGTAGTTGGCGGTGGTCTGTCCTTCCTGCTGGACGGTGCTGGTAATGGAGTGAAGGGCGTTGGAATTATACCCTCCGTTTTTCCAGAGATCTCGCTTCCCACTAACCCCGGCGCAACCTTTAAAGATCTTTCTCAGTCGGCGCTGGCGATTGCCATCATCGGACTTTTGGAAGCTGTTTCCATCGCCAAGGCATTATCACTTAAGGGCAATACACCGCTTGATAGCAACCAAGAGATTGTTGGTCAGGGGCTCTCCAACATTTTCGGCAGTTTCTTTTCCGCCTATGTTGGTTCTGGCTCTTTTACCCGCTCCGGTTTGAACTATGAAGCAGGGGCCAAAACACCGTTAGCTGCGATTATGTCTTCGATCATCTTGCTGATGATCTTGTTCCTGGTGGCGCCGCTGTTTGCCTACTTGCCGATCCCTGCCATGGCCGGTGCTATTATTTTGGTTGCGTACAAACTAATTGATTTCAAAACGTTTCGGCATCTGATTATCAGCAGTAAGTCTGAGACCATGATTGCGCGGATTCAACTCGCCAGTGCAACTTTACCTACGGTATGTGATGTGAGGCAGCGATGCCCATGTGTCTCTCACCGTCTAATGTAA